From the genome of Pseudoxanthomonas sp.:
CCGACGGGTGTGCCGTTCTCGAACGTCTTGGTGAAGCCGAGCACGTCGACGTAGAAGGCCAGGGCGCGGTCGATATCGGTGACCGGCAGCGTGGGCGCGATCCGGCCGAAACGCAGTGTGGGACGCGAAGGGATTGCAACGGACATGGGTGGAACTCCAGCGGGATCACGCAGTGGCCAGACGCGGGGCGGTGCCCGCCGACTGGCATGCGTGCGATGACGGAGCGGTGTCCGCATGCGGGGTCGATCTTAAGCCCGGCGCAGCGCCAGCGCACGGCATGCGCGGCTCAGGGGAGGCGGATGCCCGCGGCCCAGGCGCTGTCGAAGCAAGCACGCGCCGGTCCTTTGCTCAGGTCATCCAACTGGCGTGCATGCCACAGGATGAAGTCGGCGCGCAGGGTGGGAATCAGACGGCCGCGGTCTGACAGGCCATGCCTGGCGGCGGCTTCCACCGTGAGTGCACGCAAGGCCTGCGTGACGGTCGATGCGTCTTGCGCACGTTTTTCCTGGAAGGCCTGAAAGAAGGCGGTGAGCTGCGCCGCTGGATCCAAGCCGGATTCGATCATCATTGGCGTGACCAGGGCGCCTGCCGCATCGATCACCACCTCGGATGGTCCCAGCGGCGCCAACGTGGTCGCCGGGCCGGCGTGGACGACGATCCCCTCGCGCCAGGCCAGCAACGCCGTGTTCGACCAGGCCGGGGCCGTCCTCGCCATCCAGCGTGACCAGGCGCGCGTTGCGGATCAGGCCCTCCAGCGGCGCCGGCGTCATGGCCTGGGCGGTGGATCGTCCGAAGGCGGTGTGGGATCGCCATCGCTGGGCAGCGGCGCGGAAGGTTCCGCACCGGCGCCAGCCGCGGGCACCGACAACGCCTGCGCGGCGGTGTGATTTTCGTCGTCGTCGATATCCGGCGTGGCCGGCTTCTGTGATTCCACGGGCATCGCGGCGAGCAGGCGATCGGCCAGCGCCTTGTAGACCGGTTTGCGGCAGACCAGCGCCGAGGCGCCGCGCGCCAGCAGGGCGGTGGCCAGGATCGGCAACATCATGCCGCTGTTGTCGGTCAACTCCAGTGAAATCACTGCCGAGGTCAGCGGCGCCTGGGTCACGCCGGTCAGGTACGCGCACATGCCCAGCAGCACGACCGACGACGGGTCCACGCCCGGCAGCAGCACCGACAGGTTGTGGCCGATGCCCGCGCCGACCGCCAGCGCCGGCGAGAACAGCCCGCCCGGGATGCCGGCCACGTACGAGACCAGGTTGGCGCCGAGTTTCATCAGGCCGAATTCGTGCCCGACCACCGCATGGCCCTGGACCAGGCTGCGCGCTTGTTCGTAGCCGGTACCGAAGGCGCCCGCGCCGAACATCACGCCCAGCAGCGCCAGCGCCAGCCCGCAACCGGCGGCGAACAGCACCGGGTTGGCGCCGCGCATGCGGCCCAGCCACTTCGGCCTGCCATCCATCGCGGCCAGGATGATGCGGCTGAACACACCGCCGAGCAGGCCGGCGATCGCGCCGCACAGCAGCACCGCCAGCCAGCCCATGCCCAGCGGCAGGGCGGCATCGACGGTGCCGAAATAGGTGTAGTTGCCGACCAGGCCCAGCGATACCACGCCGCCGACGATCACCGCAGTCAGCAGCGTGCCGGAGAAGTTGTGTTCGAAGCGGCCGGAGAGTTCTTCGATGGCGAACACCACGCCAGCCAGCGGGGTGTTGAACGCCGCCGCGATGCCGGCCGCGCCGCCTGCCAGCAGGAAGTGCGTGGCCTCGCGCGGGTCCTTGAAGCCCAGCGCCCGGCCAATCATGTACATCAGGCTGGCGCCGACGTGCACGGTGGGGCCTTCGCGGCCGACCGAAGCGCCGCCGAACAGCGCCAGCACGGTCAGCGTGAGCTTGCCGGCGGAGACGCCGAGCGAAAGATTTTCCTTGCGGAACCTGCGGTCCGGCAGCTGCAACGCAGCGATCACCTGCGGAATGCCCGAGCCGCGCGTGGGCCGCAACGCGCCATTGGTGAGCCACGCCAGCGCGGCGAATACCGCAGGTGTCAGCAGCACCGCCCACCACA
Proteins encoded in this window:
- a CDS encoding chloride channel protein → MFDRNEARDALAPLWSRDRWMRRVALWGGAVAVAVVALVFAKASDAAFGVFQRIIHHSVWWAVLLTPAVFAALAWLTNGALRPTRGSGIPQVIAALQLPDRRFRKENLSLGVSAGKLTLTVLALFGGASVGREGPTVHVGASLMYMIGRALGFKDPREATHFLLAGGAAGIAAAFNTPLAGVVFAIEELSGRFEHNFSGTLLTAVIVGGVVSLGLVGNYTYFGTVDAALPLGMGWLAVLLCGAIAGLLGGVFSRIILAAMDGRPKWLGRMRGANPVLFAAGCGLALALLGVMFGAGAFGTGYEQARSLVQGHAVVGHEFGLMKLGANLVSYVAGIPGGLFSPALAVGAGIGHNLSVLLPGVDPSSVVLLGMCAYLTGVTQAPLTSAVISLELTDNSGMMLPILATALLARGASALVCRKPVYKALADRLLAAMPVESQKPATPDIDDDENHTAAQALSVPAAGAGAEPSAPLPSDGDPTPPSDDPPPRP